The following proteins are encoded in a genomic region of Chlamydiales bacterium:
- a CDS encoding helix-turn-helix transcriptional regulator, which produces MLIWKELVQNQIIKHSDQILKTTQPLKEHFGASVFVYNRIQNDGKYMTLCDSPTFSELYVEKKMFLLDPYMREPKVYKSGMCLTEHQGSDEFKTEMVWFCNEVLQMGIDIVLIEKHENEVEIFNFIGPKTCFLQNVYTNHPELLRSFAHHFRQQQNELINRVWADDALSLPLLKGPDYYVEDPIYPEINIDLRLAFLKDLGMKNIIEKLESLSPRERACLKLLAQDKTAKETALLLNLSPRTIEAYFENIKNKFSCWNKYEILKIARDLESLGILT; this is translated from the coding sequence ATGTTGATTTGGAAAGAATTAGTTCAAAATCAAATTATCAAGCATTCTGATCAAATACTTAAAACGACTCAACCGTTAAAAGAGCATTTTGGCGCATCTGTCTTTGTGTACAATCGTATTCAAAATGATGGAAAATACATGACTCTCTGTGATTCTCCCACATTTAGTGAGCTTTATGTGGAAAAGAAAATGTTTTTATTAGACCCCTATATGCGTGAGCCAAAAGTTTATAAATCTGGGATGTGTCTAACAGAGCATCAAGGGTCTGATGAGTTTAAAACGGAGATGGTATGGTTTTGCAATGAAGTTCTTCAAATGGGTATCGACATTGTGTTAATTGAAAAACATGAGAATGAAGTAGAGATATTTAATTTTATAGGGCCAAAAACATGTTTTTTGCAAAATGTTTATACGAACCATCCTGAGCTACTTAGATCATTTGCTCATCATTTCAGGCAACAACAAAACGAGCTTATCAATAGGGTGTGGGCTGATGATGCACTATCACTTCCACTTCTAAAAGGTCCTGATTACTATGTGGAAGATCCTATTTATCCTGAGATTAACATTGACTTACGACTTGCTTTTCTAAAAGATTTAGGAATGAAAAACATAATAGAAAAGCTTGAAAGCTTATCTCCAAGAGAGCGTGCTTGCTTAAAATTACTGGCACAAGACAAAACGGCTAAAGAGACAGCTTTACTCTTGAACCTCTCTCCTCGCACGATTGAAGCCTACTTTGAAAACATTAAAAATAAGTTCTCATGTTGGAACAAATATGAGATTTTAAAAATTGCACGCGACTTGGAAAGTTTGGGAATACTAACCTGA
- the gmk gene encoding guanylate kinase has protein sequence MLNNEPKVLGNLEKGLVFVISAPAGTGKTTLVSKLTAEFACVKASVSYTTRKPRNNEIEGVHYHFVSPEIFDEKVYKNEFLEHAKVFDHYYGTCKKSLEMLLLSGHHAILVIDTQGALNISQVYPEAITIFISPPSFNELKKRLSSRSTENPASTEQRLSWAKHEEKKSSFYNYHIINNDLNVAYAVLKSILIAEEHKAIHINAPF, from the coding sequence ATGTTGAATAACGAGCCAAAAGTACTTGGAAACCTAGAGAAAGGTCTTGTATTTGTTATCAGTGCCCCTGCAGGAACTGGAAAAACGACACTTGTTTCCAAACTAACAGCGGAATTTGCCTGTGTCAAAGCATCCGTTTCCTATACGACAAGAAAGCCAAGAAATAATGAAATAGAAGGTGTTCACTACCATTTTGTATCACCAGAAATTTTCGATGAAAAGGTATATAAAAATGAGTTTTTGGAGCATGCTAAAGTTTTCGATCACTACTATGGCACATGCAAAAAAAGCTTGGAAATGCTTCTTTTATCTGGACATCATGCCATACTTGTCATCGACACACAAGGAGCACTAAACATCTCTCAAGTATACCCAGAGGCCATTACTATCTTTATATCCCCTCCTTCTTTTAATGAACTGAAAAAGCGCCTTTCTAGCAGATCTACAGAAAATCCAGCCTCTACAGAACAACGTCTGAGCTGGGCTAAGCACGAAGAAAAAAAATCTAGTTTCTACAACTACCATATTATTAATAATGACCTAAATGTGGCTTATGCTGTATTAAAAAGCATTTTAATTGCAGAAGAACATAAAGCAATACACATTAACGCCCCTTTTTAA
- a CDS encoding YicC family protein, translating into MTAYSKTHLTHELGCFTLEIQSVNRKFLELQINLPRELSSFEPFLRKILQKELVCGHVNLTLRASFEQASLFKITPNLLLAKEIYNAWLSIAATLGLDSKSFDLKLLSENPNILTYSENTELEKTCEDIIDLLVREGLSQLVRMREEEGKALKHDFLLRLELLEDSMKKVSALVQASPEKYRQKLLQRIKESLPDSIESEERLLREMIIYAEKSCVQEEITRFYSHISQFKDLLDGKKLGIGKNLDFLTQELARELNTFGAKTSDLDSSKLILEMKTELARIREQVQNVE; encoded by the coding sequence ATGACCGCATATAGTAAAACACATCTGACTCATGAACTGGGCTGCTTTACCCTTGAAATACAATCTGTTAATAGAAAATTTTTAGAGCTTCAAATCAACTTACCAAGAGAGCTTTCCTCTTTCGAGCCTTTTTTGCGAAAAATTCTTCAAAAAGAACTTGTATGTGGACATGTGAACTTAACTCTACGTGCTTCTTTTGAGCAGGCATCTCTCTTTAAAATAACTCCCAACCTTCTTCTTGCAAAAGAGATTTATAATGCCTGGCTCTCCATTGCCGCAACACTTGGCCTTGATAGCAAATCCTTTGATCTAAAACTTCTATCTGAAAATCCTAACATACTTACCTACTCCGAAAACACGGAGTTAGAAAAAACGTGCGAGGATATCATAGACTTACTTGTTCGTGAAGGTCTCTCTCAACTTGTACGCATGCGAGAAGAAGAGGGAAAAGCGCTAAAACATGATTTTCTCTTGCGTCTAGAACTACTCGAAGATAGCATGAAAAAAGTTTCAGCACTTGTACAAGCATCTCCAGAAAAATACCGCCAAAAGCTTTTACAACGTATTAAAGAATCTTTACCAGACTCTATTGAAAGTGAAGAGCGGCTTTTGCGTGAAATGATTATCTATGCAGAAAAAAGCTGCGTCCAAGAAGAGATCACACGGTTTTATTCTCATATTTCGCAATTCAAAGATCTTCTTGATGGAAAAAAACTAGGTATTGGTAAAAACTTAGACTTTTTAACTCAAGAGCTTGCAAGAGAGCTCAATACATTTGGAGCAAAAACTTCTGACCTGGATAGCTCAAAACTGATTTTAGAAATGAAAACAGAACTTGCACGCATACGAGAGCAGGTACAAAATGTTGAATAA
- a CDS encoding leucyl aminopeptidase, which yields MKFLQVNALREKDVEILFLPFIQEKAEAKKVFVLDGFDEAYKFPVDSSDFTAKEGEITLLYQVKGLKRVALLGLGPKDKVSVESLRRVFAACIKYCRQKQYENIHIAFPILPFSQEEVCRGMGEGLLLANYAFEHNRFESLQKNQASLVKKAIFLALPKGSLALFEKYTYIAEGVFLARDLVNGNADDITPEALSFLALQLEERFSQIKTKVLNRKAIEKEKMGLLLAVARGSYRDPAFIVMEYKGNPKSKEHTVVVCKGVTFDTGGLLIKPRGGMEDMRSDMAGAACGFGTLLSVVLLKMKVNVSIVIGATENAIGPNAYKPGDVYKSMSGKTVEITDTDAEGRLVLADAITYTEKYLKPTRIVDVATLTGAMMVALGEEVAGICSNNKELEELLIHAGNGTYERVWPLPLCEEYKEHLKSDIADLKNTGTKYARAISAALFIQEFVAKTPWAHLDIAGPAFYTKERHYIPKNGTGYGVRLLIEFLELLH from the coding sequence ATGAAATTTTTGCAAGTAAATGCTCTTAGGGAAAAGGATGTTGAAATCCTTTTCCTTCCATTCATTCAAGAAAAAGCAGAGGCGAAGAAGGTCTTTGTTTTGGATGGTTTTGACGAGGCTTATAAATTTCCTGTCGATTCTTCAGACTTTACAGCAAAAGAGGGTGAAATCACTCTTCTTTATCAGGTAAAGGGGTTAAAGAGAGTTGCTCTTCTTGGGCTTGGTCCCAAAGATAAAGTTTCAGTAGAATCTCTTCGACGAGTATTTGCAGCTTGCATTAAGTATTGTAGGCAAAAACAATATGAAAATATCCATATCGCTTTTCCAATATTGCCTTTTTCTCAAGAAGAAGTTTGTAGAGGGATGGGTGAAGGGCTTTTGCTTGCAAATTATGCTTTTGAGCATAATCGCTTTGAGTCCTTGCAAAAGAATCAAGCTTCCCTTGTTAAGAAAGCTATTTTTCTAGCCCTGCCAAAGGGCTCTCTTGCCTTGTTTGAGAAATATACTTATATTGCCGAGGGTGTTTTTTTAGCGAGGGATCTTGTCAACGGTAACGCAGATGATATTACACCAGAGGCGCTCTCTTTTCTTGCACTTCAACTTGAAGAACGCTTTTCTCAAATAAAGACGAAAGTTTTAAATAGGAAGGCTATTGAAAAGGAGAAGATGGGGCTTTTACTTGCGGTTGCAAGGGGTTCTTACAGAGATCCTGCTTTCATTGTTATGGAATATAAAGGTAATCCAAAAAGTAAAGAGCACACTGTTGTTGTTTGTAAAGGAGTTACATTTGATACAGGGGGCTTGTTGATCAAGCCAAGGGGCGGTATGGAAGATATGCGCTCAGATATGGCAGGAGCTGCTTGTGGCTTTGGCACTCTTCTTTCTGTTGTCCTTTTAAAAATGAAGGTAAATGTGAGCATTGTTATAGGTGCAACAGAAAATGCAATAGGTCCAAATGCTTATAAACCAGGTGATGTCTACAAATCGATGTCTGGAAAAACTGTTGAAATTACAGACACAGATGCTGAGGGAAGATTGGTTCTTGCAGATGCCATTACCTACACAGAAAAGTACCTAAAGCCAACTCGCATCGTCGATGTTGCTACATTGACAGGTGCTATGATGGTAGCTCTTGGCGAGGAGGTTGCAGGGATTTGCTCTAACAATAAAGAGCTAGAAGAATTGCTTATCCATGCAGGCAACGGTACTTATGAGAGGGTCTGGCCACTACCTTTGTGTGAGGAATATAAGGAGCATCTAAAGTCGGATATAGCAGATCTTAAAAACACGGGCACTAAATATGCAAGAGCAATCAGCGCAGCTCTTTTCATCCAGGAGTTTGTTGCTAAAACGCCATGGGCTCATCTTGATATTGCAGGGCCTGCTTTCTATACAAAAGAGAGGCACTACATACCTAAGAACGGTACTGGCTATGGAGTGCGCCTTCTGATAGAGTTTTTAGAATTACTTCATTAA
- a CDS encoding phosphatidylglycerol lysyltransferase domain-containing protein gives MLSQCFKELGVTLSTYSFATLYLFRKKHDTCVIFTDKIYVKGKTYDEKTYLMLCYAPNTLDQQEMLSLLKKYDFIYPVPEVWRAYFDPDKFSMHFLEANSDYVFSVEKLATYPGRELSSKRNLEKQFKDHYDAKMCVLTEALATDAEKVLNHWQDETKKQEEETDYEPCREALKLLSFLELEGRIFYVGKEPIAFLIGEAIGKKTFIIHFAKADTRYKGVYPYIYQTFAEECLGKYRYFNMEEDLGLPTLIQAKRAYLPDFYNVKLRVVHSPRINSERK, from the coding sequence GTGCTTAGTCAATGCTTTAAAGAGCTAGGTGTTACTCTTTCTACCTACTCTTTTGCAACGCTATATCTTTTTCGTAAAAAACATGATACGTGTGTCATTTTTACTGATAAAATATATGTCAAAGGTAAAACCTATGATGAAAAGACCTACTTAATGCTGTGCTATGCACCAAACACGCTTGATCAGCAGGAGATGCTCTCTCTTCTTAAGAAGTATGACTTCATCTATCCAGTACCAGAAGTTTGGCGCGCTTATTTTGATCCAGATAAATTTTCGATGCATTTTCTAGAGGCTAATAGTGACTATGTTTTTAGTGTTGAAAAGCTTGCAACCTACCCTGGAAGGGAACTTAGCTCTAAGCGTAATTTGGAAAAGCAATTTAAAGACCACTACGATGCAAAAATGTGTGTACTGACTGAAGCGCTTGCAACAGATGCAGAGAAAGTTCTTAACCATTGGCAGGATGAAACAAAAAAGCAGGAGGAAGAAACGGATTATGAGCCTTGCAGGGAGGCTTTAAAGCTTTTGTCTTTTTTAGAACTGGAAGGAAGAATTTTTTATGTTGGAAAAGAGCCAATTGCTTTTTTGATAGGAGAAGCAATTGGCAAGAAGACTTTCATCATCCATTTTGCAAAAGCGGATACGAGATATAAAGGAGTCTACCCTTATATTTATCAGACGTTTGCTGAGGAGTGCCTTGGTAAGTACCGCTATTTTAATATGGAGGAGGATTTAGGTCTTCCTACATTAATACAAGCAAAGAGAGCTTACTTGCCAGATTTTTATAATGTTAAATTAAGAGTTGTCCATTCGCCAAGAATTAATTCAGAGCGAAAATGA
- a CDS encoding DUF2442 domain-containing protein, with amino-acid sequence MHEVKKAKYLKNYEVLIEFTDQKSKVIDFEKALDGFRGPIFQPLKDLNYFKTFKISDGIATLEWENGADVSPNFLYDWLPT; translated from the coding sequence ATGCATGAAGTAAAGAAAGCAAAATATCTAAAAAATTATGAAGTGTTAATTGAATTTACTGACCAGAAATCAAAAGTTATTGATTTTGAAAAGGCGTTGGATGGATTCCGCGGGCCTATTTTCCAGCCGTTAAAAGATCTAAATTATTTTAAAACATTTAAAATTTCTGATGGAATAGCCACTCTTGAATGGGAAAATGGTGCAGATGTTTCACCTAACTTTCTCTATGATTGGCTTCCTACTTAG
- a CDS encoding 50S ribosomal protein L11 methyltransferase has protein sequence MLLEFYFNWNHLDVESIAEALEDCVEMIGWQEDIKGIHLPRKFEGVVTSKNSQELALRLEILAISLGIDVPEISFKSTNDIDYLAENQKSFPPIEVKEFYIYGSHIKSSLPTNKTCLLLDAASAFGSGHHESTKGCLELIADLSKEYSFKNPLDLGCGSGILALAIAKAMSTKVTASDIDPESVRVTKENAKLNHVHNINVYESDGFSSLELQKHAPFDLIVANILAKPLCLLAKEMASYLIKDGQIVLSGLLNTQKEEVLAAYIKEGFHFRSELILGEWTTLNLTL, from the coding sequence ATGTTATTAGAATTTTATTTCAACTGGAATCACCTTGATGTAGAATCCATTGCAGAGGCTTTAGAAGACTGTGTAGAAATGATTGGATGGCAAGAGGATATTAAAGGCATTCATTTGCCACGCAAATTTGAAGGGGTTGTTACAAGTAAAAACTCTCAAGAGCTTGCCCTGCGACTAGAAATTTTGGCCATAAGTTTGGGAATAGATGTTCCAGAAATCTCTTTTAAATCTACCAATGATATTGACTACCTTGCAGAAAACCAAAAATCATTTCCTCCTATTGAAGTAAAAGAGTTTTATATCTATGGCTCTCACATCAAATCTTCTCTGCCAACAAACAAAACTTGCCTACTTCTTGACGCTGCAAGCGCCTTTGGCTCTGGCCATCATGAAAGCACAAAAGGATGTCTTGAGCTAATTGCAGATCTTTCCAAAGAATATTCCTTTAAAAACCCTCTTGATCTTGGTTGTGGGTCTGGTATATTAGCTCTTGCTATTGCAAAAGCTATGTCAACCAAGGTTACTGCATCTGACATTGATCCTGAAAGCGTGCGCGTCACTAAGGAAAATGCAAAACTTAATCATGTTCACAATATAAATGTCTATGAAAGCGATGGTTTTTCATCATTAGAACTTCAAAAACATGCCCCTTTTGATTTAATCGTTGCTAATATCCTAGCAAAGCCTCTTTGTCTTCTTGCAAAAGAAATGGCATCATATCTAATAAAGGATGGACAAATTGTTTTATCAGGTCTTCTAAATACACAAAAGGAAGAAGTTCTTGCAGCCTATATAAAAGAGGGATTTCATTTTCGCTCTGAATTAATTCTTGGCGAATGGACAACTCTTAATTTAACATTATAA
- a CDS encoding biliverdin-producing heme oxygenase, whose amino-acid sequence MFSTQLPTADLSAERLLHPSSLASVSLASLSGSPSSGESNSPATPSNISLEEDLSGASTSANPSAPSLNEALLYAERLRRHTEQLFDVTNKRTLYGELYEVSNSLHFQILHMEFIKKLRMGNDAIIDVIKYFKNMVEIHAYLESAQEIFKQNPIVKAFYDDKLLRAELIKKDIECWVALLQVKQVDIEELLLYEPAKVTEEYCLRLIGGEGSPINEDPGLLVAHMFVFYSMVLSDGNGIRGGLERLLKKQGFTSEKEKYLASFTLNLDESTDDYLHRWYDRLNRVLSRVPEEKRESFIEGLKKEVRVAFQVVSDFIKQDLSVKEPQTQVKAHPLRSCRTIYIH is encoded by the coding sequence ATGTTTTCAACGCAATTACCTACAGCAGATTTATCTGCAGAGAGACTATTACACCCAAGTTCTTTGGCTAGTGTCTCTTTGGCGAGTCTCTCTGGCAGCCCATCATCGGGTGAGAGTAATTCTCCAGCTACTCCAAGTAATATTAGTTTAGAAGAGGATCTAAGTGGTGCTAGTACATCAGCAAATCCAAGCGCTCCTTCGCTAAATGAGGCTCTTCTTTATGCAGAGCGCTTACGCAGGCATACGGAGCAATTATTTGATGTGACCAACAAAAGAACTTTGTATGGAGAGCTTTATGAAGTGAGCAACAGCTTACATTTTCAAATTTTGCATATGGAATTTATAAAGAAGTTGAGAATGGGAAATGATGCCATTATAGATGTTATTAAATATTTTAAAAACATGGTTGAAATTCACGCATACTTGGAGTCAGCCCAAGAGATATTTAAACAAAATCCTATTGTAAAAGCTTTTTATGATGATAAGTTACTTCGTGCAGAGTTAATTAAAAAAGATATTGAATGCTGGGTGGCCTTGCTACAGGTAAAACAAGTAGACATTGAAGAGCTTCTTTTATATGAGCCTGCAAAAGTTACTGAAGAGTATTGTTTGCGCCTCATTGGAGGGGAGGGCTCACCTATTAATGAAGATCCAGGACTTCTTGTTGCTCATATGTTTGTATTTTATAGTATGGTATTATCTGATGGAAATGGTATTAGAGGGGGACTAGAGCGGCTTCTTAAAAAGCAAGGGTTCACAAGTGAAAAGGAGAAGTATTTGGCAAGTTTTACTTTAAATTTGGATGAGAGTACAGATGACTATCTTCATAGGTGGTATGATCGACTAAATCGAGTTTTATCTCGTGTTCCAGAAGAAAAAAGAGAAAGTTTTATCGAAGGGTTAAAGAAAGAAGTTCGAGTTGCATTCCAAGTAGTGTCTGATTTTATTAAGCAAGACCTTAGTGTTAAGGAGCCTCAAACGCAAGTTAAGGCGCACCCTTTGCGATCTTGTAGAACAATTTACATTCATTAA